CGGTCAGACCGTATCTTCCGCCGGTTCAATCACCTTCTTTTGCAGCTGATTTAGACCAAACGGAGGTTGTTGGTTCTGTCCCTTTGGAGCATGCAGCAGTCATTGAGCCTCCCAATGTTGTGGGCACCGGTGGTGGCCTCGTGCCTTATATCGAAGAATTTGGTGGACCTGATCAAGTAGAGAATGCAATGCGTGACGATGAGTCTGACCAGGAGCCTGTTCATATCGATGGTGACAGCGACGAAAACACAGGTGGCGATCCACATGCGCCGCATCGGCCTTCAAGTTCTGGTTCTCATCAATACCCTCCACACTTCTCCACACTAAACTTGGAAGCTCTTGGTCAACAGGAAGACAGTGGTAATAGAGTGGGTAGATCTTCTACAGAATTTGAGATTGGGCAATCGTTCCAGAGTAAAGATGAAGCTGTGCTCAGTGTGAAGGACTATAGCATCCGGCGAGGTGTTGAGTACAGAGTCATCGAATCGGATCATTTGAAGTATCATGGAAAATGCAAGGAATTCGGCAAAGGTTGTACTTGGTTGATTTGTGTAGCGCTTCGTGCACGAAAGGGAACTTGGGAGGTTAGGAGGTACAACGGGCCACACACATGCCTCGTAACTTCTATTTCAAGTGATCACCGTCAGCTGGATTATAACGTTATATGTGCGAGGATTCTTCCTATGGTTAGGGCGGATGCTGCGGTTACGGTAAAGGTACTTCAACAAGCGACAGAAGCTAATTACGGTTTCAGGCCTAGTTACAGGAAGGTTTGGATGGCTAAGCAGAAGGCAGTGGCACAAATATATGGAGATTGGGAAGAGTCTTACGCGGAGTTGCCCCGTTGGATGCTAGGGATCCAGGCGACAATGCGGGGA
This sequence is a window from Arachis duranensis cultivar V14167 chromosome 2, aradu.V14167.gnm2.J7QH, whole genome shotgun sequence. Protein-coding genes within it:
- the LOC127744963 gene encoding uncharacterized protein LOC127744963, whose amino-acid sequence is MAVVSTGVQYETFAVKADEDIRVLFYCVRSFPEIRIHELFAKLEVGVDSSGASAPVPCLAFAGGASSSMPAVRPYLPPVQSPSFAADLDQTEVVGSVPLEHAAVIEPPNVVGTGGGLVPYIEEFGGPDQVENAMRDDESDQEPVHIDGDSDENTGGDPHAPHRPSSSGSHQYPPHFSTLNLEALGQQEDSGNRVGRSSTEFEIGQSFQSKDEAVLSVKDYSIRRGVEYRVIESDHLKYHGKCKEFGKGCTWLICVALRARKGTWEVRRYNGPHTCLVTSISSDHRQLDYNVICARILPMVRADAAVTVKVLQQATEANYGFRPSYRKVWMAKQKAVAQIYGDWEESYAELPRWMLGIQATMRGTITVLKTSPVQIGGGVDESTVYFHRLFWTFPPCIEAFRHCKSLVSIDGTHLYGKYGGTLLLAIAQDGNLNILLIAFALVEGENAESWSFFLSNLREHVTPQEGILVILDRHNGIKAALEAPETGWLPPRAFRAYCIRHVAANFALTFKGKDSRRLLVNAAYAKTEAEFYYWFDIMRTENPAMCD